In the genome of Chloroflexota bacterium, the window CACCTAAATGCCAAACACACACCCCAAACCACCCCGCAATCCCGCACACACCAATAACCCTAGCTTACGCCGAGTTGTTCAGACCTTTCTTAAATCGTGCTTCGACAAGGGCTTCGCGCAGCCCTCAGCACGAACGGATTGTTGCCTGTTACGTTCGCCCCCGTATCGAGTACGGGGCAGGCTCAGAGCCTGCCTGGCCTGAGCCTGTCGAAGGGTCGAAGGGCAAGTCTACACGGAGCGATGCGTTTACGAGACGGCCTCCTGGGGAGAGCGCCAGGGTGGGGGGATTTCTGCTTAACCCATCCTCCGTAATCAGCAAGACCGATACGCAAGAGTGCAATAACGGGAAATTCAACTCCCAGAATGGGGGAATCTCCCCCTCACCCTAACCCTCTCCCGCCGGGAGAGGGGACCTACCCGACCCGGCAAGGGTAATGCAAAGGTCTTTGCCGGGAGAGGGGACTTTCCCGCCTCGCCAAGGTCAATGCAGTGGTCTTCTTAGGGAGAGGGAGTCTTCTTGCTTCTATTCCGGGGTAAGCGAGAGTGTCCAGGACAGGCAAGTGTCTCCACCGCTTACCGGCGGGATGAAAGCTACCTCATCGCCGGCGCGCAGTACCGTTTCCGCCGAGGCGTAGGTGCGGTTGACGGAGAACGACACGGCTGCTTCCGCGCCTGCCAACGCCGGGTACTCGTCAATGAGCCGGGCCAGCACCTGGCCAACCGTCGTACCGGCGGGCACTTCTTGTACCAGCGTGCTACTGCCCAGGGCTTCGCGAAAGACCGCGAAGAGCCGCAGTGTAATCAACTCCGTCTCTGCCATAGGGCGCTATCCTTCACTGCCGCGTCTTTTTCTCAGTATACCAAAGCCGATTCCGTGCACGGCAGCGAGCAGGCTTGACAGATGCATTAGCCCCCGCAATACTACGCGAGAAGGAGGACGGCACAATGGCGAATCGGGCGGCCCCTGCCCAACCGGTCCTGAGCGACGAGCAGCTCGCGTCCTATCATGAGAACGGTTTTCTGGTGCTCCCCAACGTGCTGTCGGCGCAGGAGCTCGCCGGGCTGCGGGCAGCCGCCGACGCGCTGGACGAGGAACGGCTCCGACGCGGCGGCAAGGAACGCACCGTTGCTATTCATGACGTGATCTTCTTGCAGGATGCGTTCATGGAAGCGGCGCATCATCCCGCGCTTGTGGGAGCTTCCGTGCAGCTCATCGGCGAAAACCTGCATCTGATTCAGGCGCGGGTCCACTGGAAGCCCATCGCCAAAGGTGAAGGCGCCGTGGACTGGCATCAGGACTATCCCTTTCACCCACTCACCAATTACGACGTGCTGGCGGTGACGTTTCTGTTGGATGACACCACGGTGCGGAACGGCGCGCTGCAGGCCA includes:
- a CDS encoding phytanoyl-CoA dioxygenase family protein, whose product is MANRAAPAQPVLSDEQLASYHENGFLVLPNVLSAQELAGLRAAADALDEERLRRGGKERTVAIHDVIFLQDAFMEAAHHPALVGASVQLIGENLHLIQARVHWKPIAKGEGAVDWHQDYPFHPLTNYDVLAVTFLLDDTTVRNGALQAIPGSHTRGPVSHHDADGAFMGHCSTADDYAPDVANGNLYDLEGPAGSMTIHHGNLLHYTHPNNSDTPRRALVYQIAAGDAALLGGNFFKVWPVYLHGSDPLVARFLDGSLQRLPQPFRNQGGLDS
- a CDS encoding MoaD/ThiS family protein, with the protein product MAETELITLRLFAVFREALGSSTLVQEVPAGTTVGQVLARLIDEYPALAGAEAAVSFSVNRTYASAETVLRAGDEVAFIPPVSGGDTCLSWTLSLTPE